A region of Periplaneta americana isolate PAMFEO1 chromosome 16, P.americana_PAMFEO1_priV1, whole genome shotgun sequence DNA encodes the following proteins:
- the LOC138716486 gene encoding serine/threonine-protein phosphatase 6 regulatory ankyrin repeat subunit B-like translates to MGNSLLHEAAGAGDEERLAQLLAAGESLNRRNQFGETALHVAAGYGHTHCIALLLSRGLDAGIRDNKGNTALHIACDYGRYQCISLLLDSGIGIDSKNEKGLTSLHLSTLGGHTDCLRELIERGADINMGTDTGETALHFAANKSNVECMTVLLEHDANTRVLDFKGSTPLHYASLQGNIECLKILIEKGASTSDGTNDGDTAIHVAAGSGKLDCLKYLLQQNVDIEARNINGSTTLQMAATAGHLECIKLLLEHGADPNARNKEGISALHIAAEMGNNNCLETLIGNSANINLQGNKGETALHKAALYGHIECIKTLLKNLADVTMISEEGYNALHMASIGGHSNCVSHIIKHVGGVSDKELKAGTACHLAAMEGHLNVLRILVENGCDVNEDVDGQGTVLHAAVSNDRTNCVIYLLNHGADVHATNKHGATPLDQAAFEGHAGYIKLFLEKGSNINKCTYKGHTALHIATSAGHSTCVATLLENGANPNIKNKQGSTALHLAVREKNLDCVELLVKQDGTDINVQDSDGNTPLHMAAVRGYTDFVEILLAHGADIEAINNLRATPLHRAVANGHVECVQLLIKKGANFNNTIEDENDTLHVAAKSGNASCLKFLLDSGADLSLTNKQGATALHLAAYEGHLKCLKLLVERGADVNLDCGGQGTALHAAASRGHVDCVAFLLEHGANKEAVSEQGATAFHMAALEGHIRCLKLFLEKGVDVNIGGRGTALHAAASRGHNNCIAFLIENGANLSETTSHGTTVLQVAVMGGHLECTKFLLQHVIDINQGDEDGDTALHMAAGRGDLESLNILIEHSANIHTKNEHGATALHFAAHEGHLECVSKLLKAGSNANEKNSGGGTALHTAAAFGFANIISCLLQNGADKNATIPGGDTAIHIAAREGKSECLNVLIESGIDLNRRNCIGCTALYLSAESGHIDCLKILLEKGAHKNLKTEHGNTALHIAAQNGHVQCVNLLADFGANVEATNDIGGTPLFLAAVTGNVGSALALLQKGADISKKTNDGSTVLQSATAFGMTECMKVLIEHGADVNARRCDGFTALHLASQCGHVDCTKILLEKGAEPNLTDKAGKSPIFVAAENGHAECIQELISSGGDVHLKTEEGNTAVHAASVYGHSKCITLLLENGANLDVTTRKRATLLHLAVNGGDKDAITTVLDGGIDVNNHDADGDTALHVAAMNGDIAAINNLLNHGADIHALNKNSATALFLAAIEGHLHCVKALIDSGADIRRKTLKGDTPLHAAAFCGSAHCAKFLLEHGSDVHATNLNGKSALHLSAQKGHLDCLQVLLERGADPNGKTVEGDTPLHLSASAGHYSCVETLLDNRANTHIRNKKGNTALHCACDSGHADCASLLLENGAPPNLRDYSGATALDIAKRKNNTKCVELLSDIGGKFTKKRHGLSKAIRRFFYCM, encoded by the coding sequence ATGGGGAACTCACTGCTACATGAGGCGGCAGGCGCGGGTGATGAAGAAAGGCTCGCACAACTGTTGGCCGCTGGGGAATCCCTGAATCGCCGAAATCAATTTGGAGAAACAGCACTGCACGTAGCGGCGGGATACGGTCATACCCACTGCATTGCCCTGCTGTTGTCGCGGGGCTTGGACGCAGGGATCAGGGACAACAAGGGCAACACGGCACTGCACATCGCATGCGACTACGGCAGGTACCAGTGCATCTCCCTACTACTGGACAGTGGCATCGGAATCGACTCGAAGAACGAGAAGGGTTTGACGTCCTTACACTTGTCAACCCTAGGGGGACACACAGACTGTCTCAGAGAATTGATCGAAAGAGGCGCAGACATCAACATGGGCACGGACACTGGGGAAACCGCTCTCCACTTCGCTGCCAATAAGAGTAACGTTGAATGCATGACGGTTTTACTCGAGCACGATGCAAACACGAGGGTACTAGATTTCAAAGGATCTACTCCTCTGCATTACGCCTCGCTTCAGGGCAACATCGAGTGCTTGAAAATTCTGATCGAAAAGGGTGCAAGCACAAGTGACGGGACCAATGACGGTGACACCGCTATTCATGTTGCCGCTGGAAGTGGAAAACTCGATTGTCTTAAATACTTACTCCAGCAAAATGTCGATATAGAAGCCAGGAATATAAATGGTTCTACCACTCTTCAAATGGCCGCAACAGCAGGTCACTTGGAGTGCATCAAATTGTTGCTTGAACATGGCGCTGATCCAAATGCAAGGAACAAGGAAGGGATCTCTGCTCTACACATCGCGGCTGAGATGGGAAACAACAATTGCCTCGAAACTCTAATAGGTAACAGTGCAAATATAAATCTTCAGGGGAACAAAGGTGAAACAGCATTGCATAAAGCCGCCCTTTATGGCCACATAGAGTGTATAAAGACACTTCTGAAAAATCTTGCAGATGTGACAATGATTTCTGAGGAAGGCTACAACGCACTGCATATGGCGTCAATAGGAGGACATTCAAACTGCGTGTCGCACATAATAAAACATGTAGGAGGAGTATCTGATAAGGAACTTAAGGCAGGAACTGCATGCCACCTAGCAGCGATGGAAGGCCATCTCAATGTTTTGAGAATTCTTGTCGAGAACGGATGTGATGTGAATGAGGATGTTGATGGTCAAGGCACAGTACTTCATGCTGCTGTATCAAATGATAGAACTAACTGTGTCATTTATCTCCTCAATCATGGCGCAGATGTCCATGCAACAAATAAACACGGAGCTACACCTCTGGATCAAGCTGCCTTCGAAGGACATGCTGGCTACATCAAACTATTCCTTGAGAAGGGATCAAATATAAACAAGTGCACATACAAAGGTCATACGGCTCTACATATAGCCACTTCTGCAGGTCACTCTACTTGTGTCGCAACGTTGTTGGAAAATGGAGCTAATCCGAATATAAAGAACAAACAAGGATCTACTGCCCTTCATCTGGCTGTTCGTGAGAAAAATCTGGATTGTGTGGAATTACTAGTGAAGCAGGATGGCACTGACATCAATGTTCAAGATTCCGATGGAAATACTCCATTGCATATGGCTGCAGTACGTGGATATACAGATTTTGTCGAAATTTTATTAGCTCACGGTGCAGACATTGAAGCAATAAATAATCTAAGAGCTACTCCTTTGCACAGAGCAGTTGCAAATGGCCACGTGGAATGTGTTCAGTTATTGATTAAGAAAGGTGCAAATTTCAACAACACAATTGAAGATGAGAATGACACTTTACATGTAGCAGCGAAAAGCGGAAATGCCTCGTGTCTGAAATTCCTTTTAGATAGCGGCGCTGATCTTTCGTTAACAAACAAACAGGGTGCAACAGCCCTTCACCTCGCTGCGTATGAGGGTCACCTTAAATGTCTAAAACTATTAGTGGAAAGAGGAGCTGATGTTAATTTGGATTGTGGAGGCCAGGGGACAGCATTGCACGCCGCAGCGTCAAGAGGTCATGTTGATTGTGTTGCATTTCTTTTAGAACATGGAGCAAACAAAGAGGCAGTTAGTGAACAAGGGGCAACGGCTTTCCATATGGCGGCGCTGGAAGGACACATTCGATGTCTGAAACTCTTTCTTGAAAAAGGAGTTGATGTCAATATCGGTGGACGAGGCACAGCCCTTCACGCGGCAGCATCCCGGGGTCATAACAATTGTATCGCCTTTCTTATAGAGAATGGAGCCAATTTAAGTGAAACAACAAGCCATGGTACGACTGTTTTGCAGGTGGCTGTCATGGGCGGTCATTTAGAATGTACCAAGTTCCTACTGCAGCATGTGATTGACATCAATCAAGGCGATGAAGATGGTGACACTGCACTACATATGGCAGCTGGCCGAGGTGATCTGGAATCTTTGAACATTTTAATTGAACACAGTGCAAATATACACACTAAGAATGAACATGGTGCTACTGCTCTACATTTTGCAGCTCATGAAGGCCATCTTGAATGTGTTTCGAAGTTGTTAAAAGCAGGTTCAAATGCTAACGAAAAGAATAGTGGAGGAGGAACTGCACTGCATACAGCAGCCGCGTTTGGATTTGCAAATATTATCTCTTGTTTATTACAAAATGGAGCGGATAAAAACGCAACTATACCAGGCGGAGACACAGCCATTCACATAGCTGCAAGAGAAGGTAAGTCAGAATGTTTAAACGTTCTTATTGAAAGCGGTATCGATTTAAATAGAAGGAACTGTATTGGTTGTACAGCATTATATCTATCAGCTGAATCTGGACATATAGATTGCTTAAAAATTCTGCTGGAAAAAGGAGCACATAAAAATCTAAAGACGGAACACGGCAACACAGCTCTACATATTGCGGCACAAAACGGTCATGTCCAGTGCGTCAATTTGTTGGCAGATTTTGGCGCTAATGTGGAGGCCACGAATGATATCGGTGGGACTCCTCTTTTCCTTGCTGCAGTTACAGGAAACGTTGGATCTGCTCTAGCTCTCCTTCAAAAAGGAGCTGATATATCAAAGAAAACTAACGATGGAAGCACAGTTCTTCAAAGTGCAACTGCATTTGGAATGACAGAATGCATGAAAGTTTTGATTGAACATGGCGCCGACGTAAACGCTAGAAGGTGTGACGGATTTACGGCGCTGCATTTAGCGAGCCAATGTGGCCATGTAGACTGTACAAAAATTTTATTGGAAAAGGGTGCCGAGCCAAATCTCACAGATAAAGCAGGAAAATCGCCCATATTCGTTGCTGCAGAAAATGGTCATGCAGAATGTATTCAAGAACTCATTAGCAGTGGAGGAGACgttcatttgaaaacagaagaAGGGAACACCGCAGTACATGCTGCTTCTGTTTATGgacactcaaaatgtattactttgTTACTCGAAAACGGAGCAAACCTAGATGTAACAACACGCAAACGTGCAACTTTACTTCATCTAGCTGTTAATGGTGGAGACAAGGATGCAATAACCACGGTATTAGATGGAGGAATTGATGTTAATAATCACGATGCAGATGGTGATACAGCACTGCATGTAGCCGCCATGAATGGGGATATCGCAGCTATCAATAATTTACTCAATCATGGAGCTGACATACATGCTCTAAACAAGAACTCGGCTACAGCATTGTTTTTGGCAGCAATTGAGGGACATTTACATTGTGTCAAAGCCTTGATAGACAGTGGCGCTGACATCAGGAGGAAGACTCTCAAAGGAGACACACCCCTTCATGCAGCAGCATTCTGTGGTAGCGCACATTGTGCCAAATTTCTGCTAGAGCACGGGAGTGACGTTCATGCTACCAACTTGAATGGAAAATCAGCTCTGCATCTCTCAGCTCAGAAAGGTCACTTGGATTGTCTGCAAGTATTACTTGAACGCGGAGCAGATCCAAATGGAAAAACAGTTGAAGGGGATACCCCGCTGCATTTGTCGGCTTCTGCAGGTCACTATAGCTGTGTGGAAACCCTTCTAGATAATCGGGCGAACACTCATATTAGGAATAAGAAAGGCAACACAGCATTACACTGTGCATGTGACAGCGGACACGCTGACTGCGCCAGTTTGCTCCTTGAAAATGGGGCGCCTCCAAACCTTAGAGACTACAGTGGCGCCACAGCTCTCGATATAGCGAAGAGAAAGAATAATACGAAGTGTGTCGAACTGCTGTCCGATATCGGCGGAAAGTTCACAAAAAAGCGGCATGGGTTATCGAAAGCAATTCGGAGGtttttttattgtatgtaa